The following is a genomic window from Gimesia sp..
GGCATAGACTGAACCACCGGGGGAGTCGAAATAAATTGTGCCCCGACTGCTACGCGGGACGTCAACCAGCCTGGCCACCAGATCGGATTCCTTGTCTCCCAGATCTCCCGAGAGTGAGATTTCCCAGTCCGGCTCTTTATCCTGAGGCACAAAACTGCGCAGTGAACGTGCTTTCTCGGGATAGGATTTCAGATTGGATTCTGTACTTGTCCGTCTTCGTTTCGTCATTGTTTCTAAAAAGTCTTCAAGCTGAGAGCCCACAAATTCAACATGTCGCAAGTTATCTAGAATAACAGATTAAAAGTGTGATTCGCAAACTGTGTTTCCCCTCAGTTCGAGAAAAAACCGGTGAAATTGCCCCTGCGACTTGGCGCAGTCACACCGTTCAGGACACAATAACTGACAGTAATTAACAAACCGTTCAGGAATGACTGTTTTTTGAGGAAATTTCGCTGTGAAAACCGTGTTAAGCATACTCTGTCTGTTTGTCGGCCTCTCTAGCACTGTGGGTGCCGCAGAAGGTACCGTCGACATCAAGAAAAACGGAAGCAAGTTCAGTGTGACCATCGATGGGAAACCGTTTGCGACCTACAACACCAGTGCCGACCTGCCTAAGCCGTTCTTCTCACCGGTCCGCGCTGCAGACGGCACCGTGATTACCCGTTCGCTCGTCGATCCCGAAGATCACCCGCACCACAAAGGGGTCTGGGTGGCCGTCGATGAAGTCAACACTGTCGACTTCTGGGCCGAGAAAGGCAAAATCAAAAACACCGGCGTGAAGATCGTCAAAGCCTCAGGTAATCCGGCTGTAATGAAAGTCACCAACGAGTGGCTCGGCGAAGACAACAAGCCGATCATTACCGAAAATACCCTGATCTCGATCTACGCCAATCGTCTGATGACATACAACATCACCTTCACCGCAGGTGCGAAGCCAGTTGTCTTTGAAGACACCAAAGAAGGCCTGTTCGGAATTCGTCTGCCCAACGGCATGCGGGAAAAAGAAGATGGTTCGGTCGTCAACAGCAAAGGCGTCAAAGGAACCAAAGACACCTGGGGTAAGCCCACCGAATGGATCGACTACTACGGTCCGCTGAACGGAAAAGTTTACGGCGTCACCCTGATGGATTCTCCGCAGAACTACAAGCAGTCCCGTTACCACGTGCGGAACTACGGTCTGTTTACCATCAGCCCGTTCGGCGATCACGCTTACACCAACAAGAAGCAGCCCGCCGATCACAAGCACCTCAAAGCGGGTGAAAAGATGAACCTGAAATACGGCCTCTACATCCACTCCGGAGATACCAGGCAGGGTCACGTGGCTGACGCTTACCAGCAGTTTGTGGACGTCACTAAAAAAAAAGCGACTAAGAAAAAAGTGACACAGCAGAAACCGGCTGCCAAACCCGCTAAGAAAGTTGCCGCAGCGTCTCAAAAGCCGGCGGCACCCGCCAAGACTGCTGAACCCCAGATGAAACCGGTTCCGGAAACGGAAGCGGTTCCCGCAAATAACTGTGAATGTCAACCGGCTCAACAGCCGCAACGTCGTCGCGGTCTGTTCGGTCGTCTGCGATTTCGCCGATAACTGCACATAATATCACCCGCCGGAGCTTTTTTCCTGTATTCAGGTCTGAATAATCGGACAATCCGGAAAAAGATACCGGCGGGGTAAGGTGTATCCGCCTGCTGTTCATTGCGGGCGGTGGTCTGCTCTAATAAGATCAGCGTCATTGCTTTCAGCCCGGCGCACCAGTTGCGCGAACCCGGCCCACCCAGCGTGGATCAGAACCGGGAACGTGCATCAGTCTGCCGGCCGGAACTGACTTTGTCAGCCAGTTCCCGATATATATCCGGAGCCTGCTGCTCCCCGACACAACTTTTTTTGAGAACGAACGTTTTCTAACCAAGGACTTAGTAAGGTGTTACGAACACATACCTGTGGCGAACTGAGAACAGACCATGTTGGACAGACTGTGACTCTGGCGGGTTGGGTCATCCGTGGTCGCGATCATGGGGGCCTGGCCTTCATCGACCTTCGCGACCGCTACGGGGTCACCCAGATTGTGTTCAATCCGGATCGTGATGCCGAGATGCACGAGCTGGCTCGTACCCTGCGTGCCGAGGATGTGATCCAGGTCAGCGGCGAAGTCGTGCTGCGGGACGACCGCGAAAACGAGAAGCTGGCCACCGGGAAGATCGAAATCCGGGCGCACGAACTCAAAGTTCTCAACAAAAGTAAAACACCGCCGTTCGAACCGGGAACTTCCGAACTGCCCAACGAAGAGTTGCGGCTCACCTACCGCTTCCTCGATCTGCGGAGCGAACGTCTGCAGCACGCGATGCTGGTACGTCACCGCCTGATGAAACTCACCCGCGACTATTTTGACAACCTGCAGTTCCTGGAAATCGAAACGCCGATCCTGGGACGGAGCACACCGGAAGGGGCCCGCGATTACCTGGTGCCCAGCCGCGTGCACGAAGGTGCGTTCTACGCCCTGCCTCAGTCACCGCAGATCTACAAACAGATCCTGATGATCTCGGGCTACGACCGCTACTTCCAGATCGCCCGCTGTTTCCGTGACGAAGACCTGCGTGCCGACCGTCAGCCGGAGTTCACCCAGATCGATATCGAGATGGCGTTTGTCGAACAGGAAGACATCCTGACCCTGATCGACGGACTGATGGCGACCTTCCTGAAAGAGCTGCGGGGCGAAGAAATGGCCCTGCCCCTGCCGCGGTATGACTATGCCGACGTGATGGAAAAATACGGTTCGGACAAACCGGACCTCCGCTTCGGCCTGGAACTGGTCGACATTGGTGAGATCGCGAGCAACTGTGACTTCGCCGTGTTCAAAAAGACCATGGAATCGGGCGGTCGCGTACGTGGCCTGAACGCCAAAGGTGCCGCCGACAACTACAGCCGCAAGGACATCGACGGTCTGACCGAGTACGTGGGAGAATACGGAGCTAAAGGCCTGGCGTTCTTCAAAGTGACTGACGAAGGTCTGCACTCCCCGATCGCCAAGTTCTTCTCGGATGAAGACAAGCAGAAGATCATGGACGCCATGGGAGCCGAAGTCGGCGACCTGCTGTTTTTCGTCGCCGATCAGTGTGCGGTCACCTCTGCTGCCCTCGCGGCACTTCGTAACCGCCTGGGTAAAGAACTCAAGCTGTACGATCCGAGTGACTTCAAATGCTGCTGGGTCGTCAACTTCCCACTGCTCAACTACAACGAAGACGAACAGCGGTGGGACGCAGAACATCACCCGTTCTGTCAGCCTGTTGATGAAGACGTGCAGTACTTTGAGAGTGATCCTGCCAAGGTGCGTGCCCAGTCGTACGACCTGGTCATCAACGGTTATGAAGCAGCCAGTGGAAGCGTCCGTGTGCACGATCAGAACGTTCAGCAGACCGTCTTCGACCTGCTGGGGATCTCAGCCGACGAAGCGGAAGAACGTTTCGGCTTCCTGCTGCAGGCACTGCGTTACGGGGCACCACCGCACGCCGGGGCCGCTTTAGGCCTGGACCGACTGGTGATGCTGCTCTGCGGTAACGACAACATCCGCGACGTCATCGCGTTCCCCAAAACCCAGAAAGCGGCCGACCTGCTCAGCGGTGCACCTGCGGAAGTGGATCCGCACCAGCTGCGTGATCTGCGGATCAAAGTTGACATTCCCCAATAAGTCGATCCCGTGCATAATGGGGTGACTCGCATCAAGGAGAAACCCATGAAGTCAGTCACCCCGTTTCTGTTCTGTCTGGCAGGCCTGAGCCTGTGGGCGTGCAGTGAAGCGACATCCGAATCGATGACGCAGCGCGCAGACGCAGCGCAGGACTCCTCGGCAGAACCACTTCCCGAGGTGATCACGGAGATTTCGTTCAAGGACGCCCAGACCAAGGCGACTCCCCAGGTCGGTTTCTGGCCTCACTGGCTGGGCCCCAACTATGACGGCATCTCTCCGGAGACCAACTGGCGCGCCGACTGGTCCCAACAGCCGCCAAACGTCTC
Proteins encoded in this region:
- the aspS gene encoding aspartate--tRNA ligase; protein product: MLRTHTCGELRTDHVGQTVTLAGWVIRGRDHGGLAFIDLRDRYGVTQIVFNPDRDAEMHELARTLRAEDVIQVSGEVVLRDDRENEKLATGKIEIRAHELKVLNKSKTPPFEPGTSELPNEELRLTYRFLDLRSERLQHAMLVRHRLMKLTRDYFDNLQFLEIETPILGRSTPEGARDYLVPSRVHEGAFYALPQSPQIYKQILMISGYDRYFQIARCFRDEDLRADRQPEFTQIDIEMAFVEQEDILTLIDGLMATFLKELRGEEMALPLPRYDYADVMEKYGSDKPDLRFGLELVDIGEIASNCDFAVFKKTMESGGRVRGLNAKGAADNYSRKDIDGLTEYVGEYGAKGLAFFKVTDEGLHSPIAKFFSDEDKQKIMDAMGAEVGDLLFFVADQCAVTSAALAALRNRLGKELKLYDPSDFKCCWVVNFPLLNYNEDEQRWDAEHHPFCQPVDEDVQYFESDPAKVRAQSYDLVINGYEAASGSVRVHDQNVQQTVFDLLGISADEAEERFGFLLQALRYGAPPHAGAALGLDRLVMLLCGNDNIRDVIAFPKTQKAADLLSGAPAEVDPHQLRDLRIKVDIPQ
- a CDS encoding PmoA family protein produces the protein MKTVLSILCLFVGLSSTVGAAEGTVDIKKNGSKFSVTIDGKPFATYNTSADLPKPFFSPVRAADGTVITRSLVDPEDHPHHKGVWVAVDEVNTVDFWAEKGKIKNTGVKIVKASGNPAVMKVTNEWLGEDNKPIITENTLISIYANRLMTYNITFTAGAKPVVFEDTKEGLFGIRLPNGMREKEDGSVVNSKGVKGTKDTWGKPTEWIDYYGPLNGKVYGVTLMDSPQNYKQSRYHVRNYGLFTISPFGDHAYTNKKQPADHKHLKAGEKMNLKYGLYIHSGDTRQGHVADAYQQFVDVTKKKATKKKVTQQKPAAKPAKKVAAASQKPAAPAKTAEPQMKPVPETEAVPANNCECQPAQQPQRRRGLFGRLRFRR